The following proteins are encoded in a genomic region of Nicotiana sylvestris chromosome 4, ASM39365v2, whole genome shotgun sequence:
- the LOC138890217 gene encoding uncharacterized protein has translation MAEELKKLTSHVQGVEGGKGIEGLNYENLCIQPDVELSEGYKPLKFEMFDGMGDPKVHLRTYYDKLVGVRKDERIRMKLFMRSLTGDALSWYISRNPKKWANWVSMASEFMDRFRFNTENALDVFYIQNLKKRPTETFLEYATRWRSEAAKDPHYYESLMVIENHKFFDIIKLGERIEEGIKRGIVTNFEALQATNKALQSGGISKKKEEKEDIPNVCNNPLPDHRGEGINVIETDEE, from the exons atggccgaggagctcaagaagttgacaagtcacgttcaaggtgttgaaggaggTAAAGGGATAGAAGGTCTGAACTATGAGAATttgtgcatacaaccagatgtggaactatcagagggttacaaacctctcaagttcgaaatgtttgatggaatgggtgatcccaaggttcatttgagaacttattATGACAAACTCGTGGGGgtcagaaaagatgaaaggattcgaatgaagctcttcatgagaagtcttaccggagatgccctgtcctggtacataagccGGAATCCTAAGAAATGggccaattgggtgagcatggcatcagaatttatggaccggtttaggttcaatacggagaatgcactagatgtcttctatatccagaacctaaagaagaggCCAACTGAGACTTTCctcgagtatgctactcgatggaggtcagaagcagccaag GACCCACATTATTATGAAAGTCTAATGGTTATTGAGAATCATAAGTTctttgatatcatcaaactcggagaaaggattgaagagggcattAAAAGGGGGATAGTGACAAAttttgaagcattgcaggccacgaacaaagcattgcaatcaggtggcatatcaaagaagaaagaa GAGAAGGAAGATATACCCAACGTCTGCAACAATCCTCTTCCAGATCATAGGGGCGAAGGGatcaatgtgatagaaactgacgAGGAGTAG